The genomic region CTTGGTCACCTTCATCGTGATGCCCGTGGACGCCGTGTGGAACATCACGGTGCAGTGGCTGGCCAGCGATCTGGCCTGCAGGTTCTTGATGTTCCTCAAACTACAGGCCATGTACTCCTGTGCCTTTGTCACCGTGGTGATTAGTCTGGACAGACAGTCGGCCATCCTCAATCCCCTGTCCATCAGTGTGGCCCGCAAAAGGAGCAGGCTCATGTTGATGGGGGCGTGGACTATGAGCACCCTGTTCTCCATTCCCCAGGTAAGACCAGGCAGCACGTGAACACGGAAGACGGGGAGTCACAGTCAGAAGCTTTTATACAGCCGAATTTGCTTTGATGTTTTGGTGCAAAACAAACACGgcaagaagaaaatgaaagctTATATAAgctttaatatatataacaaataagAATACAAATACATGAGTTATTATtggatatattatattatatagagATATATTATTCCTATTATAGGATAAGAAGGCTCTCTATACCAAGAAACAGACAACTATATCTTCATAATTCTTATTATATGTAGGAAAACTACACATACTAGAGAAAATTAAAATCTTGTTTCCCATATTTACTTTCATTAATCTCCcctttaatctctctctctgtttacttCGCTGTGCATTTGCATATAATGTGGAGAATTCACAAGGCTTTGATACAGGGAAACCAGCTGCATGGCTTTAGGGCCTACATGGTTTTGGGATTAGGAGCTCCTTCGCTGAGTAACACAATGATGGGAATCCTTAATGTAATTCTTATCATGTAGCACTGTTCAAAGAGTAGTCCAAACATagctacattttaaacaaaccgCTCCAAGTGTTCATTCTCCATTTTTCTTGaaatacaaagtaaaaataTCACCGCAAAAAGTTTGTTACTGAAAGTTTCAATTGATAGTTGGTCTTAACATATGTGTTTATCAGTTTGTGAAATGGGTCATAGTTTATGgacaatattattaaatatgGGAAGATTAATAGTTGTTTTCATCCTCACAGCACAATGAGCCCTTACATCAGACACATGCACAGTGGTTTGACGTGAGTTTGTCACGACACCTTTGCAACTGTTAGCGATTTGTAGTTTTTGTCGAAATAGTGTCTCTATAAGTCACCATTACTGTGGTGGTCTTTCCCCACAGTCTGAATGTAAGTGCCTGTTTTCTATTTGAATCTGTCGTCATGGTTTAGTGTGAGATTTTACCATCATTTGTCACAATTTTGTatacaaattataaaaaaaaggtggtgAAATACACAAGCCTTTCAAGTGTCTGCCCTGGAATTTCAATTTACAATCTttagctttatatatatatatctgttatTTTGGTATATTATACAGTTctttatttgttgaaatgtgGTGTTGAAGGACACAAAGTggtacatatttacatattttaattaaagcaaTTCATTTCAAAATCCACAGATGTTCATTTTCCATAATGTGACCATCACGTACCCAGCCAACTTTACTCAGTGCACCACGCGGGGGAGCTTCGTCACTCACTGGCAGGAAACTGCCTACAACATGTTCACCTTCTCCTGCCTCTTCCTGCTCCCGCTGGTCATCATGATCGTCTGCTACACCAGGATCTTTATCCAGATGACAAAGAGGAGCTGTGAGTTCTCTCTTTGGTTGCTCAGAGcagacttttgttttcttatccTTGAGTTTTTAGTTCTGcgtctgcttcctgttttattttgaagcttttCTCTACTGCGTACCTTGTGTGTAGTTTTGCTTCCTGTGCCGTCTTCCCTGATTGTCTGCCTCGCCCTAATGTGTTTgacctgtgtcttgtttgtcacacctgtgtttgattgtcccTGCCTCCCTcgtgtatttagtctctgtgctccccaGTGTCTGCATTTGGTCATTGGTTTTAGTTTGTCTGTTTCtctatctttcttttctttttgttaatttttgaaATCTGCATTTGGGTCATCCGTTTTGTGACAGACCCGTGACACTATCAGATTACTGGAAACATTAATCTACTGGGGAAAATATGTTCAGTGTCCTCTCTTAATATGTTTTTGAGCTGCTTGTTGTGTGTAATATAAAGCATTGATCTTATATGATTGATGAATATTGACTTAAGGCTGATTAAGTAGCTCAGGAGACCTTGGAAGCGCTTGCAATTGAGTTCATTTATAATAGTCCTGTATATGATCTCATTTTAAATTTCTGCATCTTTTTGCACATGTACTTGTAAATTGGGAAAGACTTTTAAGCCAAACAAGTGATCGATCAAATGTGTAGAAATAGACAGCTTGTGCTGTGTGAATACACTGATTTTAAGTTTAGGAATGCACAGTATTAGTAGCACATTATCAGTATGGgctgatattggctttaaaatgtattatcagacaTCGACAAACACGCTGCAATCCCCTCATATACAGTAGTCTTTGACTAATACAGTAGGCTGAATAGGCTGCCACCTACCTGACTTCTGTGTCAACTATTATTTTTGAcgtttctttattttacacaataaagaaaatgtatatctacatctgctctTACATGACTCGGcaaaatatgttattttcaCTATAGAAGAGATTATTTGGCGTAAAGCTAAACTGTATATCACTATCAGTTATTAGCCCAAGCACTCCTGATATGTCCTCGTATTAGACATTGGCAAAAGGTCCCCAGTTAAGTTGTCATGCATCTCAGATTTACTCAGATCTAATACTTGTCTCTGATTTTTCCACTGTAGTGTTCTCCAATCAACTGAGTCTGCGCTGTTCAAAAAACAACATCCCCAAGGCGAGGATGAGAACTCTGAAAATGAGCCTTGTCATAGTGATCTGCTTCATAGTGTGCTGGACTCCATACTACCTGCTCGGCTTGTGGTACTGGTTTTTCCCAGACGACTTGGAGGGGAAAGTCTCTCACTCCCTCACCCACATCCTGTTCATCTTTGGCCTTTTCAACGCCTGCCTGGACCCCATCATTTACGGTCTGTTCACAATACGCTTCTGCAAGGGTCTCAAGGGCGTGAGCCACCGAGGAGCCACAGACATGTCAGTCAAGGTGACAAACACCGTGGTAACAGAGACTTTGAAATGCACTGCAATTACTTTTCCTTGCAAAAGACGGGAGGTCGCTGGTGAAAAAGCACAGCAAGTGTGAACAGGCTGAGCCAAGAAAAACAATCCTGTTTTCAGTCAGGAAGGAGAACAATCGCACCATGCAGGAAAGAAGAGTAAACCGTTTATTTACCTTTCCTCTGTGATGATGTGTGATTATCTGGTGACTGgatatattttcattattgcaGCATGTGCACAGTAAATCTGTGAGGCACCCGAGGCTGTCCTCCTTGCATTGAAATTATATAAGCGCTTTAGGAACAGTGTTGCGTAACTGGCTTGATGTATTAAATGTACATTCACTGTGCTATGAAAAAACCTTTAATGACTAAATGAGGCTACACAACAGTCCTGCTCTTGTCTGTGCTCAGAGTGCATGTGCACTGAATGCACTATGTCTTTGTACAGTACAAGGCTCTATCAACTGCAACAGGTAACCACTtacagaaatacagtatatgacccAGCCCATTCTCTCAGGAGGAGAAATCAACAATGGTCCTCAATAGAGTGCAATTATACAGGCACAAGTATATTAACATCAGCAAGCCAAAGGTCATAGGCCACAGCATTGTgtaaagccatggttctcaaactgtggtatgtgtaccacatGTGGGGAAAATcggaaatactgttctactgtatataccagggtatgtgattggTAGAATGTGTagaaaattataatataaattaaatattaataattacagtcaccttatctctcgctctatcttaatctaatttcactaccAGTGTCATTAGTATtactgtatgtgaggaagaggaggatgatgagagagcaaattatcttactGAGAAGGAatttgcctcctgtgaaaagtctgtgttTTAACGTTGGCCATAATGGAGTTACTTTGAAAGCtctgtattttctcaggtggcaCTTGGTAtgaaaggtttgagaaccactggtgtaAAGaatacaaaagagaaaaagattaTAATGATGGTGTTGTGACATCTACTTTGTTCAAATCAAAAGGTTCAAATTGTGCTCACAATTGTTCGACATGTCAGTTCTGAACTAAATCGTCACAGACAGATTAAAGGGTTTATAGATCTTTCGAATTTGTGAAACCGTTAACTGCCTCTTTTCACACATAGACCTCCAGATCATCCCAGGTTCACATCAAAAACACCCACCTGTCAAATCTGGACAATACTATCCCAGTGAGActcttaaaacaaaaactaaaaaaccttttttttaatgaaatgcaaaaatactttttttaattattgtacCTCATCATGCTAGGAGGCCACAAGGTTGGTGTTGTGGTTAGCGCGTTTCCTTTGCACCAAGAACACCcgggaacaagggcctttctgcgtggagtttgcatgttctccccatgtgtgcacgCTTATTCTCCAGTTtcccccccacagtccaaaaacatgcagatacgAAGATTTgaagacactctaaattgaccataggtgtgagattTCATGGTTGTTTCTCTCTATGTgggcctgtgatggactggttgGTTGACAGCTGTTCTTTGTCAGCTGGATTTGATGGATGGATAATGCTTGGATCTTCTCTGTGcataatcaattaaaaaaaacatttgattgatTGAATCATGTCCCTAATTCTTTAATGAGCTAATCTCAATATTTATATCTCCTTTACATATTTGACGATGAGGATGTGTATATGGACGTGTACCAGCCTGAAGCTTACTTGAAGTTTACAGAGGAGAATGTGAAATCATGCATGGATTGCAAATATCATTTGTATATTAGTGTGATTTAAGCAGTGTTTAagcatagagagagagagaggtagagagggagagagagagagagagagagagagagttcttgTAAATCCTTTGAATTATTACATATCAGGTTCCCTATAAATGTGGCATTAAAACTACTGAATCTATGTCATTATTGGTAGCAGAATGGAAGGAGAGAGGAACGAGTCGACAcaatatcaaatcaaatatacTGTAACAAAGATCTGGGTGAAAGCATTTGACTGTGGTATAAATGTAGGAACAAGGTAAGGAGAAAAAGTATGGGAAATAATGTAGGTCACATATGAGAGTTgatcagaaaacagcaggacTGCACGCAGAAACAAAGAACAGGAAActggataaaaaaacaatattgccTTTGATCTGAAAGCTGAATACAAATTCAAAAAGCACCAGTTTCGTTAAAAGGAGCAACAGACAACCTCTGTGTCCCCAGCGGTTCCTGTTTGATGTCTGATGACGGAGACATAAAAACGTAGCAGTGGCAAGACACTTGATACTGGTGCATTACCATTTGACGTTTTTTCTAGGATACAATATAGTTTATTGTCCCATGAGGAAATTAGTTTTGGACTCAAATGCTGTGCACTTAACATAGACTTATGTGTATTTGTTGACACTCAACTGAGCAGGATAGCtaattgtggttttatttgacctttattttaccagaCAAAACATGTGTAGGGGTAtaagagaagagggagaaaacCACATTTACCGACATCAAACACATTCAACAGTAACACAAGTATCATTAAGAATTGCCTTTAGACGGCAAGTTCCAACCATTCGATGCAGCAAATGAAAAGGACAGTTGtagtgtaatattattattgttattgtgttttttgtttgtttgtttgttaaagacACCTCTATTTTTATTTGCCTTACATGGTGGGACACTGTCCCCATTGGCTGCTCTGATGAGTGATAACATGACACTCATGTCACTCATGGTCTCTGAGGACACTTGCAGGCTCAGAACATTTTTATCACTGATGTTGCCTCCTAGCAACCAGTCCCACTGAATTATCTGGAGAGTCTGAAACTAGGTCCCTGTCATCAGAGTGGTCCAGTGCAGCATCACTGGTGAAGGATTGACTCTGGTCTGATTAACTCAAACAATGAATCCATTAGTAACTGCCTACTAAATGAATTGCCTAAATTCATTTGagggatttgtttgttttggttttaataaAGGTTTagtattgaattgaattgggAAAAAAGCTACTCCTAACAGTGTTTTGGTCTTAGCCAACATTCTTTTATCATCTGTCTCTCAGCTGAAGAACATAAACTCATTCACTGCTCTTTCTCCTCAGTCTTGTCCTTTCCTATCACATCACCTCTAGTGAGACAGGGACTTACTGTCTCATGGGTGTACCATCACGCTGGCCTTAGTTGTACACTCACATGGCAGAATAGTAGCTTGCACTGTTGCCTACTAAATTAATTGCCAACAGCAAGAAAGTCACTAGTTCAAATTCAGGTTTgatcaagggcctttctgcgtggagtgtgcgtgtgtgttttctccaggtaacttcctcccacaatccagaAACTTGCAGAGATGTGAATGAGAGGGTGAATGGATCTTCATCTCATCATCTGTGTGTTGCCTATGCAATGGACTGGTACCCCTCATTTCACccactgtcagctgggattggctccagccctctgtgaccctcatatggaggataaagtggtagacaataaGTGAGTAATTTAGAGTCTGTTTGATAGCTATGAATAGTTGTTTGGCCTGACCTTTTAGCGTCTGGTGAAATCACCACCGCTCCTGCTTCTCTCTCACGTTAGGTCGGCCAGGTCAGTCAGGTCAGTCAGGTCAGAAGGTGTCTTTTAGCGAGATAACAAGCTTTTTCATAGcagacatgttttagcaggaaaagcacaggtgttactgataacACCAACAACTGCTTGGCTCACTTCATGCACGCTAGACAATTGGTGCCTTCAAATGGGGTTGGTGCTTCCGTGATTGCGAGATGAGTCCACTGAACATCCCTCTTACATCATATTCATTGTACAGTAAGTGAACGTTTCTGAAAGCTCAGAGTTCAAGAGTTTGCAAGTTCAAgttgaaaacatgtttgaaacaTTGCATGAGCATGGCTGTAGCTCTCTTACCTTTCTCTCTCTACTATGCGCGAGCAGCACCTTGttatgctgcgttcacaccaaaTCCGAATTTACTCTCCGCAGGATCACCTTAGTCTATTTCTGTTGCGGAAGTCTGCATATTTTGGCCGTAAGAGAAGACAGAAGTAATGGGCTTTTCTTTAGTTTTCACCGTCAACCATGGCTAATATCAGACACATTGTTGCACTCTTTTGGAAATGTCTGGAGACAACACCATCGAGAGCCAAACACAACTTGGTGAGTTCCACTGTTTACTTCAGGAGCTCCATATGGATGAGAACTGCTTCCAGCGGTACTTTCGCATGACCAGCAGATGCTCTGCAGCTGGGGCACAAAACGCCAGGAAATCCTGGCCTGGCCTCGTTACAAGCAAGTAAGTCGTCAAAATGAGCTGCTCATGATGAAATACTGTTTTCCTCCATCGTTGATAACTTGTTTTTGAGCACTTGTGTTCTCACAACTTTGAAGTTCACAAGTCTCACTTGGAAGCACCAAGTGTGACAGTGATCCAGAGGGTCACATGGATTCACACCTGTCTGCCATTGTTAGCTGAACTTCTTTATCTAACACTGGCAGACAGGTGTGTAAAGTCCATGTGCTCTCATTGTGTCAAATGAAGTACATTATCTCACAAGTGCATATATAATAACCTGACCTCTGTTGACTCTGCTTACTATCATGTTacgtatctttttttttttttacaggtatACTGTAACACTGTTGCCATGTGGAGCAGAGGCATCAACAGCATGCTGCTATTTCTCATGACAAAGTATGATTCAATTTCTTTGAATATTACCTGAAACAGTTTTTAACTTTATGCTGAGAGAGAAGAGTCTATAAAAAGGCAATTTCTTTTGTGCCAGCTAAACGGCTGCCTCTTTTTCTTAGCAAGAAAACAAATTTGAGCCAAACCTGCATTTGTTGCAGTTCAACCACTTAACTACACAAGCTGATGCGATTTCCTCTTGTCAAACATTGTGTCCAGATAAAGTGCGGCGATAGCTGAAACCCATTAAAGGCACTTTAGACAATAAACCACATTCGACCCCCAGATAAAATAGCCAAAATCAGTACTAACTTATTCTCTCATATCAATAAAGAGCAATTTTGGACACATCCATTGCgactttttttgaaaacaaacacatttgaagcTTGAAACTTTAAGTTTAATGTACCAAgattttttatttctgcataTTTAACTGAGTGATTATTAATGGTACTATACAATAAGTATGAACAGTATTTATACTGAGGAAATAATGATGGAAACAAGGCAAAGAAAGCACATTCTTGCAGCATCTCCTCTACATAGATGGAGCCTAATAGAAGTTTGTTTTTGCTATAAACTGCAATATACTTAATGTGCTGATGTCTATACCCTCTATATTGCCTCAGTCAGTATGGAGAAGCTCAGCTGCAACAGCTGGACTGACAGGATGTCTAACAGCAAGGTTTTCCACTTTGTTACTTCTGTGATGTACACAGAATCATTAAATTAGTTTACTTATCATGTATTCTTGATCAAGCTTACATTAACCAGTAAGTCCGTGTTTAAAGGATAACTGTTCACTGGTTACGTTGGAGGTTCAGATCATTAATACAGAATATAATTAGCGATGAATAAATATGATAATACTGACTTCTTAACTGCTCTCGTTAACGATGTCTCTTGAGCAAAGACATCGTTGCTGAATGCATTTAGTGAAGGATGCCATCTATTCACTTCTCTCTTTCTCGGTCAGGCTTATTCACCGGTGAAAGTATCGAATGGATTCTTTAGAGAGATAAAGGAAGATAAACGTGAAGCCCTGAAGAGCATCCTCATCTCAGTGTGTATGAAttatttatctcataattaaTCTTGGGTTGGTTTTGCTTGACGATGAGTGCAAAAGTCATAATACATTCATTAAACTCATTGAAATACAATTCTGTTACAATGACATTGAAATAAGACTTTCCATTTACTCTGAGTGTGGTAGATGTCATGCAGTAGCAACAATCAGGACAGATTGTCTGCCTTATCCCAcatacagactgtaaagcccttcgaGACTAATTGTGTTTGTGACGTTGGgctatttaatttaaataaaaactgaatttgattAATTTAGTGCCTGTATTTATAAGAAAAGTTGTTAAAaggattattgttgttattattagtagtagtcgtattagtattattatattattataagtgATTTGACAGTGGAGTGATACGTGTACTTGAATTAGCATGTAAACAGTAAAGATACATTACTATCAAGTGGTTTCAATCATCATTATTTACTGTTaagaaagtgaaaaaataaatctaacgcccatctgatttaaaaaaaaaggtcattcaCATGGATGTTTTTAGCAAAAGGTCAGGGAGGGAGCATTATTGATGACACTTCTGTTTAGAATAATTGGTATCTAACCTGCTCACAGTTTGGCATTGAGACAAGTATTGGAGTTCAACACGTGACTCTATAGATAGTTTGCAGATTGACATCTGGCCGCTGCTGAGTTAAAATGTCTCCTGCAGCTTACCACTGAAAGACAATGTATATAGAGTGTTATGTAAAAATTGCAATATGATATAGAACAGCATGTGTTGAGGGATGAGGGGATGGGTTTCCAATTTCCTCTTGGTCTCTTAGGGGATTTGAAATAGTAACCTTGTGTCGTCTCTGGACCAGGATATGACAAAACACAATTCAATTTTAATAACAGAGTAGAGTCTTGGTAAGAAACTATCAATGCAGGCacaaatcatgaaaacaaaatgacacagtACAGATATCAGTGTGAGGGTGATGCAGTAGGACAAACAGGTATGTTATGCTTTGCTGCCATCTGCTGTCACAAAGTACAACATGCAATCGTGTCAATCTAGTAGTTAGTTGTAATAGTagtatactgtattatatattaatagCCTATTTTCTAGACGTTTTTGTGCATGCATGAAATTGTAAATACAATTCATGAAATTCAGTTCATGGGTTTCAGTTTGCTTTAAAATATCTCACTCTCctgttcagtttttcttttaactaCTAAGTAACTAAGTTAAAACTAAGTTAAAATCCCCCACAACCAGTATGTTTTGATAGAGGCAAAATTTTTGACTCTTAGAGAACCCTTCCAGGTGACGAGCTCATGTTTGAGAGAATTCCAAGAGTGTTCAGGGCTGTCATCAAAGCAAAAGGTGGCTACTTTGAAGAATcgaaaatataaaacatattctggtttctttaatACTTTTCTTTACTCATAATTCCATATGTGTTCCTTCATAGTTTGGATGTCTTCAGTAATCTacacattgagaaaaaacattGAATGAGAAGGTATGTCCAAACCTTTCAATGGTACtatatataaaagtattttGTATTTCGCAAACACAGTCTAATAAAAAAGACGCAACAGCAGTCATGTGGTTTTACCTTTATTATGAACATTTGAGGCGTGTTGGTGTCATATGTTATGTGGTAAAAAAATTTTTATAATAGATTATAGTTGATTTTATTAATGACAAgggaaaaaagaacacaaacaggACATTTAATATTAGCATTATTAGCAGCTGTAGAGTGTGTTGATCCTGCTGTCTCTGGCCGATCTGGACATTGGGGTTTGGGATGGAAGTGATTGTATCCCCCCGTGCTGGAGAGTAAAGGCTATTCTTCCATAGTGCATGATAGAGGAGGAGTTTTTGATGGGGGACAAAGCAGATCTTTGTCCTCCTTGACAGACCtaagtttagtatgttgtccaaaatggcttaaaaatgtcatagtctagtatgacttccaaaatcgctcaaaaaaagtcatagtatcatacgttgtccaaaatcagtcaaaaaagtcatagtatagtcagtcagtcagtcatcatctaccgctttatcctcaaccagagggtcgcagagggtcatagtatagtatgtcgtgcaaaatcacccaaaaaggtcatagtatagtatgtcgtccaaaatgggtcaaaaaagtcatagtatagtatgtcgtccaaaatcattcaaaaaagtcataggttagtaggtcgtcaaaaatctgtcaaaaaagtcatattatagtatgtcgtccaaaattattcaaaaaagtcatagataatattgtcggccaaaatcagtgaaaaaagtcataggttagtatgtggtccaaaataagtccaaaaagtcatatgttagtatgtcatccaaaatcagtcaaaaaaagtcataggttagtatgtcgtccaaaatcagtccaaaaagtcatattagtatgtcgtccaaaatcagtccaaaaagtcataggttagtatgtcgtccaaaatcagtgaaaaaagtcataggttagtatgtcgtccaaaatcagtgaaaaaagtcataggttagtatgtcatccaaaatcagtgaaaaaagtcataggttagtatgtcgtccaaaatcagtgaaaaaagtcataggttagtatgtggtccaaaatcatttaaaaaaagtcataggttagtatgtggtccaaaatcagtcaaaaaagtcatagtatagtatgtcgtccaaaatcagtcaaaaaagtcataggatagtatgtggtccaaaatcagtcaaaaaagtcataggttagtatgtggtcca from Solea solea chromosome 5, fSolSol10.1, whole genome shotgun sequence harbors:
- the LOC131459145 gene encoding putative gonadotropin-releasing hormone II receptor; translation: MNVSVHCDPPVIIYKQSDGFDLNASCDWTSVDRGPLLPTFSTAAKVRVIVTFILCGISTLCNSAVLWAANGHKRKSHVRVLIINLTVADLLVTFIVMPVDAVWNITVQWLASDLACRFLMFLKLQAMYSCAFVTVVISLDRQSAILNPLSISVARKRSRLMLMGAWTMSTLFSIPQMFIFHNVTITYPANFTQCTTRGSFVTHWQETAYNMFTFSCLFLLPLVIMIVCYTRIFIQMTKRSLFSNQLSLRCSKNNIPKARMRTLKMSLVIVICFIVCWTPYYLLGLWYWFFPDDLEGKVSHSLTHILFIFGLFNACLDPIIYGLFTIRFCKGLKGVSHRGATDMSVKVTNTVVTETLKCTAITFPCKRREVAGEKAQQV